A single window of Coffea eugenioides isolate CCC68of chromosome 7, Ceug_1.0, whole genome shotgun sequence DNA harbors:
- the LOC113778669 gene encoding gibberellin 20 oxidase 2-like, whose product MDLSVSDLLLCPQLNPATDLKNEILVFDISILHKQPNMPTQFLWPHQDLVGSQDELREPVINLEGFLKGDKEATVAAAHLVGAACINHGFFQVIKHGVDVDLIRAAHEHLDFIFNLPLAKKLDARREPGSVYGYSGAHAHRFSSKLPWKETLSFVYNHGNSHDLAVPNYFTSSFGKEFQETGLVYQKYCEAMEKLSLAILELLAISLGVERSHYRKFFEDGSSLMRCNFYPPCKEPGLTLGTGPHCDPTSLTILHQDQVGGLEVFANNQWRPIRPRPDAFVINLGDTFMALSNGRYKSCLHRALVNKESVRRSLAFFLCPKQDKVVRPPQDLIDREEQRKYPDFTWSDLQEFTQKHYRADVATLQSFIHYFLPTKRYN is encoded by the exons ATGGATTTAAGTGTCTCAGATCTCCTCCTGTGTCCCCAATTGAACCCTGcaactgatttgaaaaatgaaatccTGGTTTTTGACATATCCATACTACATAAACAACCAAACATGCCAACACAATTCCTCTGGCCTCATCAAGACTTGGTTGGCTCTCAGGATGAGCTAAGAGAGCCAGTCATAAACCTAGAGGGCTTCTTGAAAGGTGACAAGGAGGCAACTGTTGCTGCTGCTCACCTTGTTGGAGCTGCCTgtattaaccatggtttcttCCAAGTTATCAAACATGGTGTAGATGTGGATCTTATTCGAGCTGCACATGAACATCTGGATTTCATCTTCAATCTTCCGCTTGCTAAAAAGCTTGATGCTCGTAGGGAACCAGGCAGCGTTTATGGCTACTCAGGTGCCCATGCTCACCGGTTTTCGTCTAAATTGCCATGGAAGGAAACGTTATCTTTTGTGTATAACCATGGCAACAGCCATGACCTTGCTGTGCCTAATTATTTCACATCCTCCTTTGGGAAAGAATTCCAAGAAACCGG GTTGGTCTACCAAAAATATTGTGAGGCAATGGAGAAATTATCTCTAGCAATCCTGGAATTATTGGCGATTAGCTTGGGAGTAGAACGTTCCCACTACAGAAAATTCTTTGAAGATGGTAGTTCGCTAATGAGGTGCAATTTCTATCCACCTTGTAAAGAACCAGGCCTGACTCTTGGAACTGGTCCCCATTGTGATCCAACTTCCTTAACCATTCTTCATCAAGATCAAGTTGGAGGCCTTGAAGTTTTTGCAAACAACCAATGGCGACCCATTCGACCTCGACCAGATGCGTTTGTCATTAACCTTGGTGACACATTTATG gcattGTCCAATGGAAGATACAAGAGCTGCCTTCACAGGGCACTGGTGAACAAGGAGAGTGTCAGAAGATCATTAGCCTTTTTCTTGTGCCCAAAACAAGACAAAGTAGTGAGACCCCCACAGGATCTTATTGACAGAGAAGAGCAAAGGAAGTACCCTGATTTCACATGGTCAGATTTGCAAGAATTCACTCAGAAACACTACAGAGCTGATGTTGCAACCCTACAAAGTTTCATTCATTACTTTCTACCCACCAAACGTTACAACTAG